The Nerophis ophidion isolate RoL-2023_Sa linkage group LG24, RoL_Noph_v1.0, whole genome shotgun sequence genome includes a region encoding these proteins:
- the mycn gene encoding N-myc protein isoform X2 → MPAIVGKNSDLEFDSLQPCFYPDEDDFYFCGPDSAPPGEDIWKKFELLPTPPLSPSRAALPGEPAAASPEADPLGFGLGDPLDWASELFLLPEDDIWGASDDLDLFGSVLDTNPNDIIIQDCMWSGFSAREKLERAVTEKLGKAVTPSAAAKPPAPAVRDACVKGAEAASRSVASECVDPAVVFPFPVNKKSIGVDSDTNNGDASAQNAHSDSEEEDDDDDDEDDDEEEEEEEEDDEEEEEEEEIDVVTVEKRRCTTSKAAASSGVPKSQDQRGVASGAAGRFVHRAPQELILKRSSVHQQQHNYAAPSPYTSDDDPAPPSKKQKTTDGSRHAPRTAGSSSSCGSISSGGPRSRRSCSGDSSPRGGSDSEDSERRRNHNILERQRRNDLRSSFLTLRDHVPELARNEKAAKVLILKKATEYVSSLETQELRLQQEKDRLQARRQQLMCRLEQARTR, encoded by the exons ATGCCAGCGATCGTAGGCAAAAACTCCGATTTGGAGTTCGACTCGCTGCAACCGTGCTTCTACCCGGACGAGGACGACTTCTACTTCTGTGGTCCCGACTCCGCGCCACCGGGGGAGGACATCTGGAAGAAATTCGAGTTGCTGCCCACTCCGCCCCTTTCCCCGAGCCGAGCCGCGCTGCCCGGGGAGCCGGCGGCAGCCTCCCCGGAGGCGGACCCCCTCGGCTTCGGCTTGGGGGACCCCTTGGACTGGGCTTCGGAACTCTTCCTCCTGCCCGAGGACGACATCTGGGGGGCTTCCGATGATCTGGATCTGTTCGGTTCCGTTTTGGATACAAACCCAAACGACATTATCATCCAGGACTGTATGTGGAGCGGATTCTCCGCCCGGGAGAAACTGGAGCGGGCCGTCACGGAGAAACTCGGCAAGGCTGTCACCCCCAGCGCCGCGGCGAAGCCCCCGGCTCCGGCGGTGCGAGACGCGTGCGTAAAAGGCGCGGAAGCCGCCAGCCGGAGCGTGGCGTCGGAGTGCGTGGACCCCGCCGTGGTGTTCCCCTTCCCCGTCAACAAGAAGAGCATCGGCGTGGACTCCGACACGAACAACGGGGACGCGTCCGCGCAGAACGCCCACAGCGACTCAG aagaagaggatgaCGATGACGATGATGAGGACgatgacgaggaggaggaggaggaagaggaggatgatgaggaggaggaggaggaagaggagatcGACGTGGTGACGGTAGAGAAGAGGCGCTGCACGACGAGTAAAGCCGCGGCGTCGAGCGGCGTCCCGAAGAGCCAGGACCAGAGAGGCGTCGCCTCAGGGGCGGCGGGTCGCTTTGTCCACCGAGCCCCGCAGGAGCTGATACTGAAGAGGAGCTCGGTGCACCAGCAGCAGCACAACTACGCCGCGCCCTCGCCGTACACGTCGGACGACGACCCGGCGCCGCCTTCCAAAAAGCAGAAGACGACAGACGGGTCGAGACACGCCCCCAGGACCGCCGGGTCGTCGTCCTCGTGCGGCTCCATCTCCTCAGGAGGCCCGCGGAGCAGGCGGAGCTGCAGCGGGGACAGCAGCCCGCGCGGCGGCTCCGACTCGGAGGACAGCGAGCGCCGGCGCAACCACAACATCCTGGAGCGCCAGCGTCGCAACGACCTGCGCTCCAGCTTCCTGACTCTGCGCGACCACGTGCCGGAGCTGGCGCGCAACGAGAAGGCGGCCAAGGTGCTCATCCTCAAGAAGGCCACCGAGTACGTGAGCTCCCTGGAGACGCAGGAGCTCAGGCTCCAGCAGGAAAAGGACAGGTTGCAGGCCCGCAGACAGCAGCTGATGTGCAGGCTGGAGCAGGCCAGGACTCGCTGA
- the mycn gene encoding N-myc protein isoform X1, whose product MPAIVGKNSDLEFDSLQPCFYPDEDDFYFCGPDSAPPGEDIWKKFELLPTPPLSPSRAALPGEPAAASPEADPLGFGLGDPLDWASELFLLPEDDIWGASDDLDLFGSVLDTNPNDIIIQDCMWSGFSAREKLERAVTEKLGKAVTPSAAAKPPAPAVRDACVKGAEAASRSVASECVDPAVVFPFPVNKKSIGVDSDTNNGDASAQNAHSDSEEEEDDDDDDEDDDEEEEEEEEDDEEEEEEEEIDVVTVEKRRCTTSKAAASSGVPKSQDQRGVASGAAGRFVHRAPQELILKRSSVHQQQHNYAAPSPYTSDDDPAPPSKKQKTTDGSRHAPRTAGSSSSCGSISSGGPRSRRSCSGDSSPRGGSDSEDSERRRNHNILERQRRNDLRSSFLTLRDHVPELARNEKAAKVLILKKATEYVSSLETQELRLQQEKDRLQARRQQLMCRLEQARTR is encoded by the exons ATGCCAGCGATCGTAGGCAAAAACTCCGATTTGGAGTTCGACTCGCTGCAACCGTGCTTCTACCCGGACGAGGACGACTTCTACTTCTGTGGTCCCGACTCCGCGCCACCGGGGGAGGACATCTGGAAGAAATTCGAGTTGCTGCCCACTCCGCCCCTTTCCCCGAGCCGAGCCGCGCTGCCCGGGGAGCCGGCGGCAGCCTCCCCGGAGGCGGACCCCCTCGGCTTCGGCTTGGGGGACCCCTTGGACTGGGCTTCGGAACTCTTCCTCCTGCCCGAGGACGACATCTGGGGGGCTTCCGATGATCTGGATCTGTTCGGTTCCGTTTTGGATACAAACCCAAACGACATTATCATCCAGGACTGTATGTGGAGCGGATTCTCCGCCCGGGAGAAACTGGAGCGGGCCGTCACGGAGAAACTCGGCAAGGCTGTCACCCCCAGCGCCGCGGCGAAGCCCCCGGCTCCGGCGGTGCGAGACGCGTGCGTAAAAGGCGCGGAAGCCGCCAGCCGGAGCGTGGCGTCGGAGTGCGTGGACCCCGCCGTGGTGTTCCCCTTCCCCGTCAACAAGAAGAGCATCGGCGTGGACTCCGACACGAACAACGGGGACGCGTCCGCGCAGAACGCCCACAGCGACTCAG aagaagaagaggatgaCGATGACGATGATGAGGACgatgacgaggaggaggaggaggaagaggaggatgatgaggaggaggaggaggaagaggagatcGACGTGGTGACGGTAGAGAAGAGGCGCTGCACGACGAGTAAAGCCGCGGCGTCGAGCGGCGTCCCGAAGAGCCAGGACCAGAGAGGCGTCGCCTCAGGGGCGGCGGGTCGCTTTGTCCACCGAGCCCCGCAGGAGCTGATACTGAAGAGGAGCTCGGTGCACCAGCAGCAGCACAACTACGCCGCGCCCTCGCCGTACACGTCGGACGACGACCCGGCGCCGCCTTCCAAAAAGCAGAAGACGACAGACGGGTCGAGACACGCCCCCAGGACCGCCGGGTCGTCGTCCTCGTGCGGCTCCATCTCCTCAGGAGGCCCGCGGAGCAGGCGGAGCTGCAGCGGGGACAGCAGCCCGCGCGGCGGCTCCGACTCGGAGGACAGCGAGCGCCGGCGCAACCACAACATCCTGGAGCGCCAGCGTCGCAACGACCTGCGCTCCAGCTTCCTGACTCTGCGCGACCACGTGCCGGAGCTGGCGCGCAACGAGAAGGCGGCCAAGGTGCTCATCCTCAAGAAGGCCACCGAGTACGTGAGCTCCCTGGAGACGCAGGAGCTCAGGCTCCAGCAGGAAAAGGACAGGTTGCAGGCCCGCAGACAGCAGCTGATGTGCAGGCTGGAGCAGGCCAGGACTCGCTGA